One part of the Myxococcales bacterium genome encodes these proteins:
- a CDS encoding ATP-binding protein, with product MVEVVGRDKFVKSLLPPLTGGKRVVLYGPIGIGKSAILHEVAKRLRTIGCPYGLASSTATLHDITRALLQVYPEYDIEEWSQQRIRGRMKIAAENRAGVLLLDHFQDIGTASKGFLKQLWTLKIGILAAVDVEFPRDAARFRSLKMTDKRIEVPPLDKDSMMTIFETAAGEHPLPRPPDDKERRAILRNANGRPGWIKMMGQRAGKPRYWNDGRLLTGLLRIDVSSDIAGQYLGISFPKLDPRSSAPPAKVERGPV from the coding sequence ATGGTTGAAGTCGTAGGACGAGATAAATTTGTGAAGTCGTTGCTTCCCCCACTGACGGGCGGCAAGCGGGTAGTCCTGTATGGTCCGATCGGCATCGGAAAGAGTGCGATTCTCCATGAAGTCGCGAAACGGCTCCGCACCATTGGTTGCCCCTACGGCTTAGCTTCGTCAACCGCGACACTTCATGACATCACGAGGGCGCTGCTTCAGGTTTATCCCGAATACGACATTGAAGAATGGTCGCAACAACGAATACGGGGTCGCATGAAAATCGCCGCCGAGAATCGGGCAGGTGTCTTGCTGCTGGATCATTTTCAGGACATCGGCACGGCCTCCAAGGGTTTTCTCAAACAGCTCTGGACCTTGAAAATCGGAATCCTGGCGGCCGTCGATGTGGAATTCCCGCGTGACGCGGCGCGATTCCGCTCGCTGAAAATGACGGACAAGAGGATTGAGGTTCCGCCGCTCGACAAGGATTCTATGATGACGATTTTCGAGACAGCCGCAGGCGAGCACCCCTTGCCTCGTCCTCCGGACGATAAGGAACGGCGCGCAATACTGCGTAACGCCAATGGTCGCCCGGGGTGGATCAAGATGATGGGGCAAAGAGCCGGGAAACCTCGCTACTGGAACGATGGTCGTTTGCTGACGGGGTTGTTGCGTATCGATGTCTCGTCGGATATTGCCGGGCAGTACCTTGGGATTTCGTTCCCTAAACTCGATCCGCGAAGTTCGGCGCCCCCGGCCAAAGTGGAGAGAGGGCCAGTCTGA
- the eno gene encoding phosphopyruvate hydratase codes for MNAKKIVSIKAMEILDSRGNPTVRVYVTLDNGIKVSASVPSGASTGENEALELRDGDKKRYGGKGVLKAVANVNDLIAPKLIGLDPTRQAEADRLMIELDGTPTKNKLGANATLGVSMAVARAAADASGLPLYAYLGGPGATRIPVPMMNILNGGKHADNSVDLQEFMVMPIGAPTFAEALRYGAETFHALKGILKKKGYATAVGDEGGFAPNLKSNDEACEVIVEAIKAAGYRPGVDVAIALDPAASSFYENGAYNLAKSGQGVKSSAEMTEFYRGWLDKYPIVSIEDGLAEDDWEGFRAHTAALGSRIQIVGDDNYVTNTRYIERGIREHSTNAVLIKLNQIGTVTETIEAINLCRRAGWGFVISHRSGETEDAFMADFAVAMGGGQIKTGSACRSERIAKYNRLLEIEMELGASAVFNNPLQR; via the coding sequence ATGAACGCGAAAAAAATTGTGTCGATAAAGGCCATGGAAATCCTGGATTCACGAGGCAACCCGACGGTGCGAGTCTACGTCACGTTGGACAACGGGATCAAAGTATCCGCCTCCGTGCCGTCCGGCGCATCCACCGGCGAAAACGAAGCCCTGGAACTGCGTGACGGCGATAAAAAGCGATACGGTGGAAAAGGTGTTTTAAAGGCCGTCGCCAATGTCAATGATCTGATTGCCCCGAAGCTGATCGGCCTCGACCCGACGCGGCAGGCTGAAGCCGACCGCCTGATGATCGAACTGGACGGCACGCCGACCAAGAACAAGCTCGGCGCAAACGCGACCCTTGGCGTTTCGATGGCCGTGGCCCGTGCCGCCGCCGACGCCAGTGGCCTGCCGCTCTACGCCTACCTCGGCGGTCCCGGAGCGACGCGGATTCCCGTGCCGATGATGAACATTCTCAACGGCGGCAAGCACGCGGACAACAGCGTCGATCTTCAGGAATTTATGGTGATGCCCATCGGCGCGCCCACATTCGCCGAGGCGCTACGTTACGGCGCGGAGACCTTTCACGCACTGAAGGGCATTCTAAAGAAGAAAGGTTACGCCACGGCTGTTGGCGACGAAGGTGGTTTCGCTCCGAATCTGAAGAGCAACGACGAGGCCTGCGAAGTGATCGTCGAGGCGATCAAAGCGGCCGGTTATCGGCCCGGCGTGGACGTGGCCATAGCTCTCGATCCGGCGGCAAGCTCGTTTTACGAGAACGGCGCGTACAACCTCGCCAAATCAGGCCAGGGCGTCAAATCGAGCGCCGAGATGACCGAGTTTTATCGCGGTTGGCTTGACAAGTACCCCATTGTTTCCATCGAGGATGGCCTGGCCGAGGATGACTGGGAAGGCTTCCGCGCGCACACGGCGGCGTTGGGTTCGCGGATTCAGATCGTCGGTGACGACAACTACGTGACGAATACGCGGTACATCGAGCGCGGCATCCGCGAGCATTCCACGAATGCCGTGCTGATCAAGCTGAACCAGATCGGCACCGTGACCGAGACCATCGAGGCGATCAACCTATGCCGCAGGGCCGGGTGGGGCTTTGTGATCTCGCACCGCTCCGGTGAGACCGAGGATGCGTTCATGGCCGACTTCGCGGTGGCGATGGGCGGCGGCCAGATCAAAACCGGTTCCGCGTGCCGTAGTGAGCGCATCGCCAAGTACAACCGCCTGCTGGAGATCGAGATGGAACTTGGCGCTTCGGCGGTCTTCAATAATCCATTGCAAAGGTAG